In Rhodothermus marinus DSM 4252, a single genomic region encodes these proteins:
- the casA gene encoding type I-E CRISPR-associated protein Cse1/CasA: MMRYALLNEPLIRVRLKDGTVRDCTLPEVIVALLRDEVLGFEALQPHQQQAWHSFLVQLVAMAVARITGGAFPEEAEPWRRALVELAGGEEAAWYLVVSDLSRPAFLQPPVPEGSLEAARYRADVQTPDQLDVLITAKNHDLKARRIVQPRPEHWMFALVTLQTMEGFLGRGNYGIVRMNGGFGNRPLVGLTRALSPGAHFRRDVQVLLDARPSFADRYDLGGHALLWVLPWDGKKQRAIELKECDPYFIEICRRIRFLEEAGRLVCWRTNTDGPRVAAPKALNGITGDPWTPVEKSDKPKALTVSDSGFTYRLLQQVFLSGDYEPPVALAFREDEKDGVYLVARTLVRGQGKTGGLHFRIVPVSQAAARWLSGSEERRTKLARRAEQRVRLAADVQRKVLYPALAALLSGGRDARVEWEQVTPWIEAFDRAVDAQFFDRLWASVEQDEEIARRDWERFLLTEARRQFAVAEHGMPVASAHHWRARSRAHAIFEARAREVLPYAFNATRSLSTEQEVRS, translated from the coding sequence ATGATGCGATACGCTCTTCTAAACGAACCCCTGATTCGGGTGCGGCTCAAGGACGGGACGGTGCGGGATTGCACGTTGCCGGAGGTGATCGTGGCCCTGCTGCGCGACGAGGTGCTTGGCTTCGAAGCGCTGCAACCGCACCAGCAGCAGGCCTGGCACAGCTTTCTGGTGCAGCTTGTGGCCATGGCCGTGGCGCGCATCACGGGCGGTGCCTTTCCCGAAGAGGCCGAACCCTGGCGGCGGGCCCTGGTGGAGCTGGCCGGCGGCGAAGAAGCGGCCTGGTATCTGGTGGTATCCGATCTCAGCCGCCCGGCCTTTCTGCAACCGCCCGTCCCGGAAGGCTCGCTCGAAGCTGCTCGCTACCGGGCCGATGTGCAGACACCGGACCAGCTCGACGTGCTGATCACGGCAAAAAATCATGACCTGAAGGCCCGGCGCATCGTGCAGCCCCGGCCCGAACACTGGATGTTCGCGCTGGTGACGCTCCAGACGATGGAAGGCTTCCTGGGCCGGGGCAACTATGGCATCGTGCGCATGAACGGGGGATTCGGCAACCGTCCCCTGGTGGGGCTCACCCGGGCGCTTTCGCCGGGCGCCCACTTCCGTCGCGACGTGCAGGTGCTGCTCGACGCCCGCCCGTCGTTTGCCGACCGCTACGACCTCGGGGGGCACGCGCTGCTGTGGGTGTTGCCCTGGGATGGGAAAAAGCAGCGTGCTATCGAGCTGAAGGAATGCGATCCGTATTTCATCGAGATATGCCGTCGGATCCGATTTCTGGAGGAAGCAGGGCGCCTCGTGTGCTGGCGCACCAACACCGACGGACCACGGGTTGCGGCACCGAAAGCGCTGAACGGCATCACAGGCGACCCCTGGACGCCCGTGGAAAAGTCGGACAAACCGAAAGCGCTGACCGTAAGCGATAGTGGCTTCACGTACCGGCTGCTCCAGCAGGTCTTCCTGTCCGGCGATTACGAACCGCCTGTAGCGCTTGCCTTCCGGGAAGATGAAAAAGACGGGGTGTACCTGGTGGCCCGTACGCTCGTGCGCGGTCAGGGAAAGACCGGCGGTCTGCACTTTCGGATCGTGCCGGTGTCGCAGGCCGCGGCGCGATGGCTCTCGGGGTCCGAGGAGCGGCGCACGAAGCTGGCCCGCCGGGCCGAACAGCGCGTCCGGTTGGCAGCAGATGTGCAGCGCAAGGTGCTCTATCCGGCGCTGGCCGCGCTGCTGAGCGGTGGACGGGATGCCCGCGTGGAGTGGGAGCAGGTGACGCCCTGGATCGAAGCCTTCGATCGCGCCGTGGATGCGCAGTTCTTCGATCGTCTGTGGGCTTCCGTGGAGCAGGACGAAGAAATTGCCCGTCGCGACTGGGAACGCTTTCTGCTGACCGAAGCCCGGCGTCAGTTCGCGGTGGCCGAGCACGGCATGCCCGTGGCGTCCGCGCATCACTGGCGGGCGCGCAGCCGGGCCCATGCGATCTTCGAGGCCCGAGCCCGCGAGGTATTGCCGTATGCCTTCAATGCAACCCGTTCCCTATCAACCGAACAGGAGGTCCGGTCATGA
- a CDS encoding 3'-5' exonuclease — protein sequence MRWKGMPLEVAPLLFFDVETSGLRPDRGAAIVELALLGAREPLLLWKGTSAQRLQRAQFRELFAHVREGVIVGHNLRFDFWFVTYEAGRLGLAVPPIRFIDTLGLARRLLPEQADYRLVALLHALGIEPDKPLHTAVADAQATRALFWKLVERGKLRTLADAGMKQLTWTHR from the coding sequence ATGCGCTGGAAGGGAATGCCGCTCGAGGTGGCACCGCTGCTTTTCTTCGACGTGGAGACCAGCGGGCTGCGGCCTGATCGTGGCGCCGCGATCGTCGAACTGGCGCTGCTCGGCGCGCGTGAGCCGCTCCTGCTCTGGAAAGGGACAAGCGCGCAACGACTGCAGCGCGCCCAGTTCAGGGAGCTGTTCGCGCATGTTCGGGAAGGGGTGATCGTCGGACACAACCTGCGCTTCGACTTCTGGTTCGTCACGTACGAGGCCGGACGGCTGGGATTGGCCGTGCCACCCATCCGGTTCATCGACACACTTGGACTGGCCCGGCGTTTGCTGCCCGAACAGGCTGATTACCGGCTCGTCGCCCTGCTGCACGCGCTGGGGATCGAACCGGACAAACCCCTGCATACGGCCGTAGCCGATGCACAGGCTACCCGTGCGCTTTTCTGGAAACTGGTGGAACGAGGCAAGCTGCGTACCCTGGCCGACGCCGGCATGAAGCAATTGACCTGGACTCATCGCTGA
- the casB gene encoding type I-E CRISPR-associated protein Cse2/CasB has protein sequence MKTQIQTEGPSITRGQAVGKAAGLLASEALSSGERAELRRIAFEAPFTPALWKVLFYLRDEGAPVRIGDEADERCWATLLMGMAHCIKLHDYQVPLGRALAEAGWSELRFTQLLRARGPQLAVFLRRMAQYLSAKNQLANWADVADLLFEQEGAKADTVRLRIARDYYARRYQQEREAA, from the coding sequence ATGAAGACGCAGATCCAGACCGAAGGGCCGTCGATCACGCGCGGCCAGGCCGTTGGTAAGGCGGCCGGATTGCTGGCCTCAGAGGCGCTCTCGTCCGGCGAGCGCGCCGAACTGCGCCGCATCGCTTTTGAGGCGCCGTTCACCCCGGCCCTGTGGAAGGTGCTGTTCTACCTGCGCGACGAAGGAGCGCCCGTGCGTATCGGCGACGAGGCGGACGAACGCTGCTGGGCTACGCTACTCATGGGCATGGCCCATTGCATTAAGCTGCACGACTATCAGGTTCCGCTCGGGCGTGCGCTGGCCGAGGCCGGATGGTCCGAGCTGCGCTTCACGCAGCTCCTTCGCGCCCGGGGACCGCAGCTTGCCGTTTTCCTGCGGAGGATGGCGCAGTACCTCTCGGCCAAAAACCAGCTGGCCAACTGGGCCGACGTGGCCGATCTGCTTTTTGAGCAGGAAGGGGCAAAGGCCGACACCGTCCGGCTGCGCATCGCCCGGGACTACTACGCCCGGCGCTATCAACAGGAACGTGAGGCCGCCTGA
- a CDS encoding CRISPR-associated helicase/endonuclease Cas3, translated as MEGAPSPAQFWAKLRYTEERHPENIVAWHPLVAHAADVAAVVEALLQRTLLRKRLARLIGWNDLAEVHVARLAVLAALHDAGKANHGFQDQAFDPRVRSPGHVRPIVEILCADEPARWLEPLKIGEMAGWFVSEEVFYHFLLATWSHHGRPVLPEGDFQAHYWRPNARRDPRAAWRRLAELVRLWFPAAFADGAEPFPADPRFQHAFNGLLTLADWIGSDTRFFPYADETADPMCPIERAREGARRALQSLFLDAAGGRKALGDVPVGFRGVIEAGTPYPIQQACYDLPVHPQGSLTILESDTGSGKTEAAVARFLRLYQEGLVDGMYFALPTRSAASQIHRRITEIVARVFPEAHRPPVVLAVPGYLRVDEAEAVRLPDFRVLWDDEALRYRGWAAEHPKRYLAGPIVVGTIDQVLLAGLQVSHAHMRAAALLRHFLVVDEVHASDPYMTTLLERILAFHLAAGGHALLMSATLGSVARVRYATKGGTPPPLDEAEGERYPLLTHVDAGRQRLETVSAASSGREKPVTIRVESIASDPQAVAELALQHARVGARVLLIRNRVEDCLAVQQAFEEAACDDRSLLLTCNGQPVPHHGRYAPEDRRALDAAIEAAFGKNSPRRGLVAACTQTVEQSLDIDADLLITDLCPIDVLLQRIGRLHRHERPRPKGYEQAVCLVLTPAERDLTRTIQPDGGARGPHGLGTVYPDLRVIEATWRVLEGQNLWQIPRDNRRLVERATHPAVLQQIVREKGERWEAHQRHILGQEAANRYVPKITGLHFERPFGAHPFGRDIAPRTRLGDDDYRVELPEPVLGPFGWPVGTLPVASWMVGDELPEEPKARDVTPFDGGFSFVFAGRRFHYDRLGLQIV; from the coding sequence ATGGAGGGAGCCCCTTCGCCTGCTCAGTTCTGGGCCAAGCTCCGGTACACGGAGGAGCGACACCCCGAAAACATTGTGGCCTGGCATCCGCTGGTTGCCCACGCGGCCGACGTGGCGGCCGTCGTCGAGGCCTTGCTGCAACGCACGCTGCTTCGGAAACGCCTGGCCCGATTGATCGGGTGGAACGACCTGGCGGAGGTGCACGTGGCCCGACTGGCCGTGCTGGCGGCGCTGCACGATGCGGGCAAAGCCAACCACGGCTTTCAGGACCAGGCGTTCGATCCTCGCGTGCGCAGCCCGGGGCACGTGCGCCCCATCGTCGAGATCCTCTGCGCAGATGAACCGGCCCGGTGGCTGGAGCCGCTCAAAATAGGGGAAATGGCGGGATGGTTCGTGTCGGAAGAAGTGTTCTACCACTTCCTGTTGGCCACCTGGTCTCATCATGGCCGGCCGGTGCTGCCGGAAGGGGATTTCCAGGCGCACTACTGGCGCCCTAACGCGCGGCGCGATCCTCGAGCGGCCTGGCGCCGTCTGGCCGAACTGGTGCGCCTGTGGTTCCCGGCGGCTTTTGCAGACGGTGCCGAACCATTTCCCGCAGATCCACGCTTTCAGCACGCGTTCAACGGTCTATTGACACTGGCCGACTGGATCGGTTCGGACACGCGCTTCTTCCCCTATGCCGACGAGACGGCAGATCCGATGTGTCCGATCGAGCGGGCGCGGGAGGGAGCACGGCGGGCACTGCAGTCGCTGTTTCTGGACGCTGCAGGCGGGCGCAAGGCGCTGGGGGACGTGCCCGTGGGATTCCGCGGGGTGATCGAAGCCGGTACGCCCTATCCCATCCAGCAGGCCTGCTACGACCTTCCGGTACATCCGCAGGGGAGTCTGACCATTCTCGAATCGGACACCGGTTCGGGCAAAACCGAGGCGGCCGTGGCCCGCTTTCTCCGGCTCTATCAGGAGGGGCTGGTGGATGGGATGTACTTCGCCCTGCCTACCCGCAGCGCGGCCTCGCAGATCCACCGACGCATTACCGAGATCGTGGCCCGGGTCTTTCCGGAAGCCCATCGTCCTCCGGTGGTGCTGGCCGTTCCGGGCTACCTGCGCGTGGACGAGGCGGAGGCCGTTCGCCTGCCGGACTTTCGGGTACTCTGGGACGACGAGGCGCTACGCTACCGCGGATGGGCGGCCGAGCATCCCAAGCGCTATCTGGCCGGCCCCATCGTGGTGGGGACGATCGATCAGGTGCTGCTCGCGGGCCTTCAGGTCAGCCATGCCCACATGCGGGCCGCCGCACTACTTCGCCATTTTCTGGTAGTCGACGAGGTGCACGCCTCGGACCCCTACATGACGACCCTGCTGGAGCGGATCCTGGCCTTTCATCTGGCGGCGGGAGGGCACGCGCTGCTCATGTCGGCCACCCTGGGTTCCGTGGCGCGCGTGCGTTACGCGACGAAGGGCGGTACGCCACCACCGCTCGACGAGGCGGAAGGCGAGCGCTACCCGTTGCTGACGCACGTGGATGCCGGCCGCCAGAGGCTCGAAACGGTATCCGCCGCATCGTCCGGCCGGGAAAAGCCGGTGACGATTCGCGTGGAGTCCATCGCGTCCGATCCGCAGGCTGTTGCCGAGCTGGCCCTGCAGCACGCTCGTGTCGGGGCGCGCGTGCTGCTCATCCGCAACCGGGTGGAAGACTGTCTGGCCGTGCAGCAGGCCTTCGAGGAAGCGGCGTGCGACGATCGTTCGCTGCTGCTGACCTGCAACGGCCAGCCCGTTCCGCATCATGGCCGCTACGCTCCGGAAGATCGCCGGGCGCTGGATGCCGCCATCGAGGCGGCCTTTGGCAAAAACAGTCCGCGGCGGGGCCTTGTGGCCGCCTGTACACAGACGGTGGAGCAGAGCCTGGATATCGATGCGGACCTGCTGATCACGGACCTGTGCCCGATCGACGTGCTGCTGCAGCGTATCGGACGGCTGCATCGCCACGAGCGCCCGCGGCCGAAAGGCTACGAACAGGCCGTGTGTCTGGTGCTGACGCCGGCGGAACGAGATCTGACCCGGACCATCCAGCCCGACGGTGGGGCACGGGGACCGCACGGCCTCGGCACCGTGTATCCGGACCTGCGGGTGATCGAGGCGACCTGGCGCGTGCTCGAAGGCCAGAACCTGTGGCAGATCCCCCGCGACAACCGCCGCCTGGTAGAACGCGCCACGCATCCGGCCGTTTTGCAGCAGATCGTCCGGGAAAAAGGCGAACGCTGGGAGGCCCATCAGCGCCACATACTCGGACAGGAAGCCGCCAATCGCTATGTGCCCAAGATTACAGGACTTCATTTCGAGCGGCCGTTCGGGGCGCATCCATTCGGCCGGGACATTGCGCCGCGTACTCGGCTGGGCGACGACGACTACCGGGTCGAGCTACCGGAGCCGGTTCTGGGACCGTTCGGCTGGCCTGTCGGAACGCTACCGGTGGCTTCCTGGATGGTCGGCGACGAGCTACCGGAAGAACCGAAAGCCCGGGACGTGACTCCGTTCGACGGCGGCTTCTCCTTTGTGTTCGCCGGAAGGCGGTTCCACTACGACCGCCTGGGCCTCCAGATTGTCTAA
- the cas7e gene encoding type I-E CRISPR-associated protein Cas7/Cse4/CasC produces MVSAFVQIHTLTAYPAALLNRDDAGFAKRLPFGGAIRTRVSSQCLKYHWRNFSGEHALYGLDVPRSLRSRETFKRCIARPLVEEGYPLRLVVAFALHLQKLIVSDESLSKTDFKKLMSDEVDDATLLDQLKSNQVIILGRPEVDYLTRRIRERLDALREVWADAAAPLSDEQLERVYQELQAIGKGELKKNLKGLYLAAGLDAALFGRMATSDVLARGDAAIHVAHAFTTHAEESESDYFTAVDELVAQEGEGELGSGHLNNQELTSGLFYGYVVVDVPLLVSNLEGVPPAAWQEADRTLAAEVVRRLLHLIATVSPGAKLGSTAPHAYAQFMLVEWGRSQPRTLANAFHRPVSLDGEGVLVNSYRALGRYVEQMDRMYGKLTERRLAAIDLPEAVQRQLQVDTLNAVPEIADWVAEKIQGGA; encoded by the coding sequence ATGGTATCCGCATTCGTTCAGATCCACACGCTGACGGCGTATCCCGCCGCGCTGCTCAACCGGGACGACGCCGGATTCGCCAAGCGCCTGCCCTTCGGCGGGGCTATTCGTACCCGTGTTTCGTCCCAGTGCCTGAAGTATCACTGGCGCAATTTTTCGGGCGAGCATGCCCTCTACGGACTGGATGTGCCCCGTTCGCTTCGTTCGCGCGAGACGTTCAAACGATGCATTGCCCGGCCGCTCGTCGAGGAAGGGTATCCGTTGCGGCTGGTGGTAGCCTTCGCGCTGCATCTGCAGAAGCTGATCGTTTCGGACGAGTCGTTGAGCAAAACCGATTTCAAGAAGCTGATGAGCGATGAGGTGGACGATGCGACGTTGCTGGACCAGCTCAAATCAAACCAGGTCATCATCCTGGGCCGTCCCGAAGTCGATTACCTGACTCGGCGCATCCGGGAGCGGCTGGATGCCCTGCGCGAGGTATGGGCGGATGCCGCGGCGCCGCTTTCCGACGAGCAGCTGGAACGGGTATATCAGGAGCTGCAGGCCATCGGCAAGGGGGAGCTGAAAAAGAATCTCAAAGGGCTGTATCTGGCGGCCGGGCTGGACGCAGCCCTGTTCGGGCGCATGGCGACCAGCGACGTGCTGGCCCGGGGCGATGCCGCCATCCACGTGGCGCATGCCTTCACGACGCACGCGGAAGAAAGCGAAAGCGACTACTTTACGGCGGTGGACGAACTGGTCGCGCAGGAAGGGGAAGGCGAGCTGGGCAGCGGGCACCTCAACAACCAGGAGTTGACGAGCGGCCTGTTTTATGGCTACGTGGTGGTGGACGTGCCGCTGCTGGTTTCGAACCTGGAAGGCGTGCCGCCGGCGGCCTGGCAGGAGGCCGATCGTACGCTGGCCGCCGAAGTCGTCAGGCGGTTGCTGCACCTGATCGCCACGGTCTCGCCGGGCGCCAAGCTGGGTTCGACGGCACCCCACGCTTACGCTCAGTTTATGCTGGTGGAGTGGGGCCGATCCCAGCCGCGCACCCTGGCCAACGCCTTCCACCGACCGGTATCGCTGGACGGCGAGGGCGTGCTCGTCAACAGCTACCGCGCCCTCGGCCGTTACGTCGAGCAGATGGACCGGATGTACGGCAAGCTGACGGAGCGCCGACTGGCGGCCATCGACCTGCCCGAAGCGGTGCAACGCCAGCTTCAGGTGGACACGCTCAATGCCGTGCCGGAGATTGCCGACTGGGTTGCTGAAAAAATCCAGGGAGGGGCATGA
- the cas5e gene encoding type I-E CRISPR-associated protein Cas5/CasD — translation MMEILLLRFDAPLMSFGAPIVDQYGFIQPYPALSMMTGLLANALGYTHAETARLERLQERLRYAVREDRRGQQLRDFQTVDLSQPFLHDERAWTTRGTLETRQGGTASLGIHIRLRDYWADAVYTVALTLDPPDEPPTLADLEQALRFPARPLFIGRKPCLPAAPLFIGRVEAADLLDALRRAPLDARADRADFYRVWWETGPDDPPPVEGIRENLRRPVTDRRDWANQIHVGSRWIAMGELSVHPAGERHEG, via the coding sequence ATGATGGAAATCCTCCTGCTACGCTTCGATGCCCCACTGATGAGCTTCGGGGCGCCCATCGTGGATCAGTATGGATTTATCCAGCCCTATCCGGCGCTTTCCATGATGACCGGCCTGCTGGCCAATGCGCTGGGCTACACGCATGCCGAGACGGCCCGCCTGGAGCGTCTGCAGGAGCGCCTCCGCTACGCCGTGCGCGAAGACCGACGCGGTCAGCAGCTGCGCGACTTTCAGACGGTGGATCTATCGCAGCCGTTTCTGCATGACGAGCGGGCCTGGACCACCCGCGGTACGCTGGAAACCCGCCAGGGCGGTACGGCCAGCCTCGGCATCCACATCCGCCTGCGCGACTACTGGGCCGACGCCGTCTATACCGTCGCGCTCACGCTTGACCCACCGGACGAGCCGCCCACGCTGGCGGATCTCGAACAGGCTCTCCGCTTTCCGGCGCGGCCGCTGTTTATCGGCCGCAAGCCCTGTCTGCCGGCTGCGCCGCTTTTTATCGGACGCGTGGAGGCGGCCGATCTGCTGGATGCGCTGCGACGGGCGCCGCTGGACGCGCGGGCCGACCGCGCTGACTTCTATCGGGTCTGGTGGGAGACGGGCCCTGACGATCCGCCGCCCGTCGAAGGCATTCGAGAAAATCTGCGGCGGCCGGTTACCGACCGGCGTGACTGGGCCAACCAGATCCACGTGGGCAGCCGCTGGATCGCCATGGGAGAACTGTCCGTCCATCCAGCCGGAGAACGTCATGAAGGATAA
- the cas6e gene encoding type I-E CRISPR-associated protein Cas6/Cse3/CasE translates to MKDNASQGRADPTPFHMVQLWLDVRRLYELGRMLDLFRARRPVSLSYLVHCALGELFQAQAPRPFAVEGENRRGPWVRVLGYADVPWETLQELARGFASPAVYAICGWDRGASKPMPTEIPRGMRLAFSVRVCPVVRKASAGQSPRGRRWQKGQELDVFLDAAWSQPEAVLDREAVYAEWLRRQMARPEKGGARVETVRMTRFSIERMTRRTNGSSRSVTVIQRPDVTLEGVLTVTDSAAFMRMLRRGVGRHTSFGYGMLKLRRA, encoded by the coding sequence ATGAAGGATAATGCAAGCCAGGGACGAGCCGACCCGACGCCTTTTCACATGGTGCAACTCTGGCTCGACGTCCGGCGCCTTTACGAACTGGGCCGGATGCTTGATCTTTTCCGGGCGCGCCGGCCGGTGAGCCTGTCCTACCTGGTGCACTGCGCCCTGGGCGAACTCTTCCAGGCGCAGGCCCCGCGGCCGTTTGCCGTCGAGGGGGAAAATCGGCGGGGACCCTGGGTCCGGGTACTCGGCTATGCGGATGTGCCGTGGGAGACGCTGCAGGAGCTTGCCCGGGGGTTTGCCAGCCCGGCCGTTTATGCCATCTGCGGCTGGGATCGTGGCGCTTCGAAGCCGATGCCCACGGAGATCCCGCGCGGAATGCGGCTGGCCTTCAGCGTACGGGTCTGCCCGGTGGTGCGCAAGGCCTCGGCCGGGCAATCGCCCCGGGGGCGGCGCTGGCAGAAAGGTCAGGAACTGGACGTCTTCCTCGATGCGGCCTGGAGCCAACCCGAGGCTGTGCTGGATCGCGAGGCCGTCTATGCGGAATGGCTTCGCCGTCAGATGGCCCGCCCTGAAAAAGGAGGCGCCCGGGTGGAGACCGTTCGCATGACGCGGTTTTCCATCGAACGAATGACGCGCCGGACGAACGGTTCGTCGCGTTCGGTCACGGTCATCCAGCGTCCGGACGTAACCCTCGAAGGGGTGCTGACCGTCACCGACAGTGCCGCGTTCATGCGAATGCTCCGCCGGGGCGTCGGACGCCACACCAGCTTCGGCTACGGCATGCTCAAGCTCCGCCGGGCCTGA
- a CDS encoding glycoside hydrolase family 127 protein, with the protein MPTRICWILLSGLLLSHTLQAQPLTAETDARSRERLRAFAFPPRAVRLLDSPFLEAMQRDVAYLFELDPDRLLSRFRRFAGLEPKAPEYGGWESQGISGHTLGHYLSALSMYYAATGDEKARARIDYIVSELAEVQRAHGNGYVGAIPEGDRLWAEIARGEIWQAEPFSLNGAWVPWYTMHKIFQGLIDAYWYGGSEQALEVVTRLADWAYETTKNLTPAQWQQMLRTEHGGMNEALANLYSITGNPKHRELSEKFYHAAVLSPLSRGIPNLTGLHANTQIPKVIGVVRQYELIGSDSLRAVAEFFWEEVVQHHTYVIGGNSQNEHFGPRDSLANRLGEGTAETCNTYNMLRLTRHLFALHPEKVRYVDFYERALYNHILASQDPKRGMFTYYMSLRPGHFKTYATPEHSFWCCVGTGMENHVKYNEFIYFYNGDTLYVNLFIPSELNWERRALRLRLETAFPESNRVRLDFDPEVPQRLVVKVRHPSWAQDALDVRINGEVQSVTSRPGSYLTLARVWQPGDEVEITLPMRLRVETMPDNPDRFAILYGPIVLAGVFGSRGLPEGGAYAKDQWEFFGWPAPPLPKLCGDLNRVEDWVKPLATGGELRFHTVGVGRPADVLLKPFYEVHHERYTIYWDRCR; encoded by the coding sequence ATGCCCACACGCATCTGCTGGATTTTGCTATCGGGACTGCTGCTGAGCCACACGCTGCAGGCGCAGCCGCTCACGGCCGAAACGGACGCCCGCTCCCGGGAACGCCTCCGGGCCTTCGCCTTCCCGCCGCGGGCCGTCCGGCTGCTCGACAGTCCTTTCCTTGAAGCCATGCAGCGGGACGTGGCCTATCTGTTCGAGCTGGACCCCGACCGACTCCTCAGTCGCTTTCGTCGCTTCGCCGGTCTGGAGCCGAAAGCGCCGGAGTACGGCGGCTGGGAATCGCAGGGCATCTCGGGCCATACGCTGGGGCACTACCTGTCGGCGCTGTCCATGTACTACGCGGCCACCGGCGACGAGAAGGCCCGTGCGCGCATCGACTACATCGTAAGCGAACTGGCCGAAGTGCAACGCGCACACGGCAACGGCTACGTGGGGGCCATCCCCGAAGGCGATCGCCTCTGGGCCGAAATCGCCCGGGGCGAGATCTGGCAGGCCGAGCCTTTCTCGCTCAACGGCGCCTGGGTTCCCTGGTACACTATGCACAAAATCTTTCAGGGACTGATCGATGCCTACTGGTATGGCGGCAGCGAGCAGGCGCTGGAGGTGGTGACCCGACTGGCCGACTGGGCCTACGAAACCACAAAGAACCTGACGCCCGCCCAGTGGCAGCAGATGCTCCGCACCGAGCACGGCGGCATGAACGAAGCGCTGGCCAACCTCTACAGCATCACAGGCAACCCGAAACACCGCGAGCTGAGCGAGAAATTCTACCATGCGGCCGTGCTCTCGCCGCTGTCCCGCGGCATTCCGAACCTGACCGGCCTGCATGCGAACACGCAGATCCCCAAGGTCATCGGGGTGGTGCGGCAGTACGAACTGATCGGCAGCGACTCGCTGCGGGCCGTGGCCGAGTTCTTCTGGGAAGAAGTGGTGCAGCACCATACCTACGTCATCGGCGGTAACTCGCAGAACGAGCACTTCGGACCGCGCGACAGCCTCGCCAACCGCCTGGGTGAAGGTACCGCCGAGACCTGCAACACCTACAACATGCTGCGGCTCACGCGCCATCTGTTTGCGCTCCATCCCGAAAAAGTACGCTACGTGGACTTCTACGAGCGGGCGCTCTACAACCACATTCTGGCCTCGCAGGACCCCAAACGGGGCATGTTCACCTATTACATGTCGCTTCGCCCCGGGCACTTCAAGACCTACGCGACCCCGGAGCATTCCTTCTGGTGTTGCGTCGGGACCGGCATGGAAAATCATGTCAAATACAATGAATTCATCTACTTCTACAACGGTGATACGCTGTACGTGAACCTGTTCATTCCTTCGGAGCTGAACTGGGAGCGGCGGGCGCTCCGGTTGCGTCTGGAGACGGCCTTTCCGGAAAGCAACCGCGTGCGGCTGGATTTCGACCCGGAAGTGCCGCAACGGCTGGTGGTAAAAGTGCGGCATCCGTCCTGGGCACAGGACGCCCTCGACGTCCGGATCAACGGCGAGGTGCAATCCGTGACGAGCCGGCCGGGAAGCTACCTGACGCTGGCACGCGTCTGGCAGCCGGGCGACGAAGTGGAAATCACGCTCCCGATGCGCCTTCGTGTCGAAACCATGCCGGACAATCCCGATCGCTTTGCCATCCTCTACGGACCGATCGTGCTGGCCGGCGTTTTCGGAAGCCGCGGCCTGCCCGAGGGCGGCGCCTACGCGAAGGATCAGTGGGAGTTTTTCGGCTGGCCGGCCCCGCCGCTCCCGAAGCTCTGTGGCGATCTGAACCGCGTGGAAGACTGGGTGAAACCCCTGGCCACCGGCGGCGAGTTGCGTTTCCACACCGTGGGCGTCGGTCGACCCGCCGACGTACTGCTCAAGCCCTTCTACGAAGTGCACCACGAGCGCTACACGATCTACTGGGATCGTTGCCGCTGA